CAGTTCACCGACTTTCTTGAAGTTATGCTCGTTGTCCGAGGGGTCGGCCAAAATCACGCCGTCATCCTGGATAAGCATGACATATCCGGTCCTGCCGAGCTTGAGGCTTTTGACCAAATCAGAGAGTTTCTTGAGCGAAATATCCAACCCTACCACCGCGATTACCTTACCATTGACGATGACAGGCTGCATAATACCGGCCACGGCGTCTCCGGTGGTGGACATATAGGCCTTGGACATGGACGGTTTTTCGCCTGCGGCCACGGCCGTCCGATACCATGGGCGCTTACGCGGATCGTAACCCGGCGGTACGGTGCTTTCGGTCAAAGAGGAGATGAAGCAGCCCGCCTCGTTGCCCATATATATTTCCACATAGCTGGGGTGAGTCTTTTGAAGCCGCTGGAAGGGCGTGACCATGGCAAGCCCCACGGCATCGTCGGGATTGGGTGCTCCCTTGGTCCGCGCCGAGGTGCGCATGAAGGTAGTGGTCACTTGGTCCGCTTTGAGAACCACGGAATCCGAAGCCAACGCCGTAATGTTCATCCTGGTTTCATCAAGGAATTGACTGATGATGGTATCCACGAGCCCCAACTGCTTCGTCAGGAGAGCGTTGTTGGCCTCCATAGAGGCTTGGTATGTATTGGCTGCGACAATAGAGAACAGCGCCGCCCCCAACACCAGCAGAACAATGATAAAGGCAGAAATGGTCTTGGTTTTAATGGACATATTCACGACCTCTTTATTGTGTTGTGCTAGACATAGTCTATTTGAACTCCTACCACCGGACATAGTCCAGGAGATTCTACAGGTGGCATGTTAATTTTTCGCATCACCCAAGTAACCGGACGATGATGTGACAAGTTGCTTCCTTGAAGCGTTACGGATCGCCGACAAAAATACGCCTGTTATTTGATCTGAAAATACGCCGGAACGTCGCTATAACTCGATCGGTAGAGCGCTTCATTGGTAAGAATGAGGTAGACGGTCCAATCCCGTCCAGCAGCTCCACAGAGATAAAGAAAACCGCCCTTCTCTTCGAAGGGCGGTTCCTTTTTTACGGACGGGGCAGCTATATTTTTGTTTCGGAACTAGTCTTCCTAATACCTGTCGAACGCATCGTCCTCGGGCTCCGAATCGGATGCGGGCAAGGCGGCCCGGGCATACTCGGTCTGCCCCGCACCGCCAAGCTTGAAGAACGCCACCGTTCCCTTCAGAAGATTGGCCTGGCCGGAAAGTTCCGATGCCGTCGAAGACATTTCCTCCGAGGCTGCGGCTATCTGCTGAGTGACCTGATCCAACTGGTGGATTGCGTTGTTGATTCCCTCGGCCCCGGCCTGCTGTTCGTTGTTGGCGATTGTGATCTTCTGGATCAGATTGGCGGTATGCTTGATGTCAGGAACCATTTTCTCCAGCATCGAACCAGCCTCTTCAGCCACCTTCAGGCTTGAAATAGACAATTCGCTGATCTCGGCGGCCGCCATTCCCGATCGTTCGGCCAGCTTTCGCACCTCTGCCGCCACGACCGCGAACCCCTTGCCGTGTTCCCCCGCGCGCGCGGCTTCAATGGCCGCATTCAATGCCAACAAATTCGTCTGACGGGCTATTTCCTCCACTATGGATATTTTATCCGCAATTTCTTTCATCGCCTTTACAGTCTGGGCTACGGACTTCCCGCCACTCGTGGCGTCATCGGCAGAACGAAGAGCTATCTGCTCGGTTTCTTTTGTACTCTCTGCATTCTGACTAATATTGGAAAGCATCTCCTCCATAGAGGAAGCGACTTCCTCGACACTGGACGCCTGCTCCGTGGCGCCCTGGGCCAGGCTCTCGGCCGTGGAGGACAACTCCGAGGCCCCCGTGGCCACACTGTCCACGGCTTGGCGCACTTCGCCGACGATTTCCCGGAGTTTGGTTCCCATGTTCTGCAGATCCTGCCCCAACTGCGCCACTTCGTCCTTGCCCTTGGCCTCAATGGAATTCGTCAGATCTCCCTGAGCGACCATGCGGGTGACATCGCCGCATCGAACGATGGGAGCGGCCATGGAGTTGGCGAGCTTCCACCCAACCAACCCAAAAAGGATGGCTATCACGACGCCGATGATGACCGTATTCCGTATGGCTGCGGTCGAAGAGGCAACGATTTCATCATTCTGGATGAGGGCTATGTACTTCCAGCCGGTCTCCGGGGACACATAGACGCTGCCGAGCATGTCCACGCCGTCTATATCAAGTCCTTCCACGAATAGTTCCGAGGTTGAATTCAACTTTACGTAGGCCTCGGAAAGTTCACCCATTTTCTTGAACACCCGCTCTTTGTCCCGCGGGTCGGCCAAAATTGTCCCGTCGTCTTGGACGATCATGATATAGCCCGTCTTCCCGATCTTGATGCTAGCCGCAATCTCACTCAATTTCCCAAGGGAGATATCGACTGCGGCGACACCTAACAGTTGACCCTGATCGTCCTTAATCTTGGTCACCATCCCGATGTTGGGAACCCCCAGCGTCGTGATGTACGCCTTCAGCAACGTCGTATCCGTTTTCGAAGCAACTCCCTGTTCATACCATGGCCGCTTCCTCGGATCATACGAACTGCTGATCTCCTCATTGGGGGCGGCCGCGTACCCACCATCCTTCAATCCAGCGTACACGTATGCAAATTCGGAGTGACTGCGCATGAGCCTGTCGAACGCATTGAAAGCTTCCCTCTCCATGATGCCCATATTATCCCGCAGGGCAAAATACTTGCCCTCGGGCAATGTGAAAAATCGCGTCCAGTCGCCCAGTCCGTTTTTGACTGCCGGCATCGAAGCCACATACCTCGTGATATCGGCAGGACTCTTAAGCAACTGATTGACAAAACCGTCAATCACCAGAAGTTGTCCCCGGGAGGATGTTTTGAATGATTCCAAAACGGTCCCACGGATTTGCATCGCAACCATTACAGAAATGACTGTCACCGAAATAACGACTGGAAGAATGATCGAAAAAATGAACTTGGCTCTTATCTTCATGCGCCCTCCCTTGGGAATGATTCTGGGATATACATACCCAAATTAAATAGCAATTACTGTTATAATATAACCCTGCCCCCTCCATGCAGATCTTTCGAAATGCATCTCACAACCAAACGACTTACCTCGATTGTTGTTGGCTTTCGCCTTGGCTGTTCCGATTTTACCCCGACCAAATGATGAAAGCCCTCCGGCGAACCGACCAGGCCTCGACCCGTCATTTCATCAAAAACAGCCGGAACGCCGCTGTGCTTCAATCGTCAGAACGCGCCTTGGGTAAGGACGCGGTAGGCGGTTCAATCCCGCCCAGCAGCTCCATATAGGAAAAATCGCCTCTCGAATGAGAGGCGATTTCCTTTTTTTGTACTTTATGCCGAGGTCCCGACGGACATCAGCCACACCTTCTTTCCGCCCCTCTACCCTACTTTCAAAAATCTTCCTTTCCGGTCCCGTTGTCCACCTTCAGGGCGGCAGCTCTTGTTGGAAAGTAAGCGCTCGCCAGTCAGGGCGTCGCGGGCTACATCGAACTCGAATTACGAAGTAAATTTTTTTCCTGTTATTAAACATCGACCCCCTCCTTCAGACTTTTTACGTCCACCTTAAACTGTGACCCAATTTTTAGGCCTAATTCCTATCCCCGCCGGGTGCGGGCAAGGCCCACAATGGGCAGACGCCCACTCGAGCAGTTCCTGATCACAGCTCCGCTGTTCTCAGTAGGAGTTTACATTGGCCACTCGTGTAAAACAGATAAAAAGTAATTATTTTATGTCATTATAATTATTTTGTATCGTCTTCAACCAAGATTAAGATGTTTCCTTGACAGATGCGTATAGCAGCTATACATATTGCAGAAATAAAAATCTCAACGTCGCTTAATTGGCATTCGGTCTCGTCAGAAAGCCAATTAAGCCAATGCAGGCCAGGCCCGACAGGAGTAAACGGTAAGACGTCTTTGGCAACTATCGCTTGGCTAAAAACAGCTTTGGACGAAACCTGTCCCGGGACTGGACCACTCTGACAATTGCGGACCATCAGAAGATATCACCGTCAAATCCGGAACGAAGTACAAAATTCAACCACGCAGCCAAAACTACGGTTACGTAGAATGTCATTTGACTCTGTTCGTTATTACAGGAAGGAAGCAAAATGGCCCTATACGGCATAATGAACAATATGGCTCGGTTCAAACCACTCTCAACCCTATTGCTGGCCGGTTTCTTGCTCTTTGGATGCAACGGCGATGCGAATACGACAATGCCAGCATCAACTCGTCGCCAAGTCAGCACGGTCACAATGCACAGGCAGGAAGTCACGCTGACCATGGAGCTTTCCGGACGCACCACTCCCTTTCGCATAGCGGAGATTCGCCCGCGCCTCAGCGGGCTGATTCAGCGGCGCCTGTTCACGGAAGGTTCCGATGTCAAGGAAGGAGAGGTCCTCTATCTGATCGACCCCGCCCCCTTCCAGGCAGAGTACAACAACGCGCTTGCGGGGCTCAAGCAGGCACAGGCCCAACTCCAGTCCGTAGGCTCCAAGGCAGAACGCTACGAAAAACTTTTGAAGGCCAAAACCGTAAGCCAGCAGGATTACGATGATGCCGCCTCCGCCCTGAATGAACTCAACGCCAGGATCAGGTCGTTACAGGCATCCCTGGAAATCGCCCGCATCAACTTGGGATACACCAAAATCACCGCCCCCATTCCCGGCCGCATCGGCAAGTCTTCCGTCACGGACGGAGCCATTGTCACGGCCTATCAAAATACCGCCCTGACCTCCATCCAACAACTCGATCCCATTTATGTGGACGTCCCCCAGTCCACCACGGAGCTGCTGCGTATCCGGAACAATGTCGGCAAGGGGCAATTGAAATCGAATTCGCAGCAACCCCCGGTCCAACTTATCTTGGAAGACGGCACCCTTTATCCCCATGAAGGAAGATTGCAGTTCAGCGACGTCACGGTGGATCAGACCACCGGCACGGTAACCCTGCGGGCGATTTTCCCCAACCCGGACAAAACGCTGCTGCCCGGCATGTTCGTCAAGGCGGTGGTACAGGAAGGCGTTGAAAAACAAGCCCTCCTCGTTCCGCAACAAGGCGTGTCACGCGACCACCGCGGCGCGCCCTTCGCCATGATCGTCGATGAAGGAAGCAAGGTCCAACGACGGCCCTTGGTCCTGGACCGAGCCATTGGCGACAAATGGCTCGTGACCTCGGGCCTAGCCCCGGGAGACCAAGTGATAGTCGAAGGACTGCAACGGTTGCACCCGGGTATGGAGGTTACGGCCTCTCCCTTTGATTCGCCGAAAGACCCGTCTGCCGACGCACAGCCCCGACAGCAGAATCCGGGAGAATAATGATGCTGTCCAAATTCTTTCTTGATCGCCCTGTCTTCGCCTGGGTCATTGCCATCATCATGATGACCCTGGGCGCGCTCATGATCTACCTGATGCCGATCTCGCAATACCCGCCCATCGCTCCGCCTTCCATTGCTATCGAAGCCTTTTACACCGGTGCTTCGGCGGAAACCGTCGAGAACACGGTCACCCAGATCATCGAGCAGAAAATGACCGGCCTGGACAACATGCTCTACCTGACCGGCACGAGTTCCTCTTCCGGCCAGTCGCGGATCGAGTTGACCTTCGCCCCGGGCACCGACCCGGACCTGGCCTGGACCAAGGTGCAGAACAAACTGCAACTGGCGACGGCCAGCCTGCCCGATTCGGTGCAACGTTTCGGCATCAAGGTCAGCAAATCCACCCGGAACTACCTCATCGTGGTCGGCCTCATTTCAGAAGACGGCAGCATGAACAGCGAGGACCTGCGGGACTATGCCCAATCCAACCTGGAAAAGGTCCTGGCCAGGGTGCCCGGAGTGGGCGAAGTGGAAAGCTTCGGCACCCAGTACGCCATGCGCGTCTGGGTCAACCCGGACCGCCTCACCAACTACAGCCTGACCATGGAAGACGTCATCACAGCCCTGAAGACGTACAATGTCGAGGTGTCAGCCGGGCAATTGGGCGGGACCCCGGCCGAAAAAGGGCAGCGTATCAACGCTCCCATAGTGGTACAGCATCTATTGCAGACTCCGGAGGAATTCGCCTCCATCCCCATCCGCACCAATCAGGACGGTTCTATCATCCGCATCAGGGATGTCGCCCGCACCGAATTGGGAACAGAGCGCTACGACGTCTCGTCCAACTTCAACGGCGCGCCCTCGGCAGGCATGGCCATTCGCCAGGCCGCCGGGGCCAACGCTCTGGACACGGCCGACGCCATCAAGACGAAACTTGCGGAAATGAGCCGGTATTTCCCCCCTGGGATGAAGGTAGTCTATCCCTACGACACCACGCCCTTCACCGTGGTGGCCATTAACGAAGTGATCAAGACCCTGTTCGAGGCCGTGCTGCTGGTCTTTGTCATCATGTACGTCTTCATGGGAAGCATCCGGGCCACTCTGATTCCGACCATCGCCGTGCCGGTGGTGCTGTTGGGGACCTTCGCCGTGCTCGGAATCTTCGGTTTCTCCATCAATATGCTGACCATGTTCGCCATGGTCCTGGCCATCGGACTACTGGTGGATGACGCCATCGTCGTCGTCGAGAACGTGGAGCGGATCATGACGGAGGAAGGACTTTCCCCCCGAGAGGCCACGGCCAAATCCATGGACGAAATCACCAGCGCCCTGATCGGTATTGGGCTGGTGCTTTCGGCGGTCTTCGGCCCCATGGCCTTTTTCCAGGGATCCACAGGCGTGCTCTACCGGCAGTTTTCCGTCACCATCATCGCCTCCATGCTCCTTTCGGTGCTCGTGGCCCTGATCCTCACTCCGGTGCTGTGCGCGACCTTTCTCAAACCCGTGGAGAAAGGTCATGGCCCCGCAGTCAACGCGATCTTTTTCATGCGCCCCTTCTTCCGATGGTTTGAACGCAACTTCACCAGGATCAGAGGACTCTACATTGAAATCGTCCACCATTCCTTCTCCAAAAAGATCCGATACCTGATATTCTACGGCTTGCTCGTGTTGGCGGTGGGCTTTCTGTTCACGCACATGTCCACATCCTACATTCCCGATGAAGATCAGGGAATCCTGTTGATTCAGGCCACGCTTCCCTCGGGTTCCACCCTGGAGCAGACCGAAGCGGTCATGAACACGGTCGAAAAATACTTCATGGAACATGAGCAGGACGCGGTGAAGTCGGTCATGCCCGTTCCCGGCGTCTCCTTCGGAGGTCAAGGACAGAACATGGCCTTCGGATTCGTCAAGCTCAAGCCTTGGGAGGAACGCGACAATCCCTCTCTGTCGGTACCCAGCCTCGCGGGCAGGGCAATGCGATTCTTTTCCCAGATCAAAGAGGCCAGTGTCTACGCCTTTCCGCCGCCCCCAGTTGTGGAACTCGGCATGGCTTCGGGATTCGACTTTGAACTGCTGGACATGGGCGGCCTGGGGCACCAGAAGCTCATAGCGGCACGCAATCAGCTCCTGGGCATGGCCGCACAGGACCCCCGGCTGACCCGGGTCCGCCCCAACGGCATTGAGGACTCCCCGCAATACTACGTCGATGTGGATTGGGAAAAGGCGGGAGCCTTGGGCGTGCCCATCTCCTCCATTCACACGACCCTGTCCGCCGCATTCGGCGGTTTCTACGTCAACGACTTCGTGCAGGCCGGACGGGTCAAGAAGGTTTACACCCAGGCCGATTCTCCCTACCGCATGTTGCCGACGGACCTGGAGAGACTTTATATCCGCAACAACAAGGGCAAAATGGTTCCCTTTTCCTCCTTCGCCGTTGGCCGGTGGGCAACGGGATCGCCGAAGCTCGAACGCTATAACGCCTTCCCGTCCATCAACATCTGGGGCGAGGCCGCGCCCGGCCACAGCACCGGCGAGGCCATGCAGGCCATGGAAGAAATCGTTCGCAAACTGCCGGAGGGAATCGGGTACGACTGGACGGGACTGTCCTATCAGGAACGCATGGCCACTTCCCAAGGCCCCATGCTCTATGCGGTCTCCATCTTCGTCATTTTCCTCTGCGTGGCCGCCCTGTACGAAAGCTGGACCATTCCTTTCGTCAACCTGCTGATGCTCCCGCTGGGCGTGTTAGGGGCCATCGTGGCCACCTCGTTGCGCGGTTTGCATAATGACGTCTACTTCCAGATCGGCTTCCTGACCACGCTGGGCCTTTCGACAAAGAACGCCATTTTGATCATCCAGTTCATCAAGGAACGCATGGGACATGGCGAAGGACTCATCGAAGCGACCCTGGGCGCGGTCAAAACCCGGTTCCGGCCGGTGATCATGACCTCCCTGGCCTTCTTCTTCGGCGTTCTGCCTTTGGCCATCAACACGGGAGCCGGCGCCGGAGCCATGAACGCCATCGGCACGGCGGTCTGCGGCGGTATGATTTCCGCCACGTTCATCGACCTTATATTCATCCCCATGTTCTTTGTGATGATCTACGGCATGTTCAAGAAGAAGAATCCATCCGGATAGGCGGAAAAACAAAATAGGCATGAACGAATCCGCCCGGAAGTGGCCCGCTTGCTGGGCGGTTCAATCCCGGCCAGCAACTCCATATATCAAAACCGCTGATCAAAAGATCAGCGGTTTTTTCTTTTTGGACCCATTCCGCCGAAATCCCGAAACCCAATTCGGATATCATCCCGGTTAGCCGTTAAGACAAAAGGGCAGTGAGCTGCCGTCGATTATCTTATAAAATTAAATGTATTAGTAACATCCATGCCGCGTTGCAAAGCCAATATGAAGTTTCAGCTCGGCCGTACCCGAGCATAGCCATGTGACCACAGGAAAATTTTCACCATGGATATTCAACGTCTCCGCCGAGAAGGTCGATGTAGCGGCATGCGTCGGGACCACTTGGATCGCCGGGGGGAGTGACCGGCACGATCGAGCTTTTGGCGCAGAGCCTGCGCACCGGAGGAATCATCCTCATCGGCGAGCCCTACTGGCGTCGATTCCCGCCGACGGAAGCTGTCGCCAGGGGATGTCTCGCCAACTCGATCTCCGACTTCCTCATGCTTCCCAAACTGACCTCGGAACCGAAACGCTACGCAACGTATACGCATGAATATCTAGGTTGGGGCGTGTTCGCGCCGATGCCCCGTTAAGACCTTGCCCCCTTCCCCCGGCACGAGCTCACAGGTTTTGAGCGGAAACCGTTGCAATACCCTCTCGCCGGGCGGCGACAATCCCGGAGAGCACGCCCGGGGCGGACGCTGGCACGGCAAAAAGCGCCAGCCCCTCGCGGAATGACGCTTTTTGTAACCAACGCAACGAAATCTCAACCCGTTCCGTCGAGTATGGTGCCCGTATCGCGAATGATGAGGTCGGCCAGGAGTTGTTCCAGGGAATAGTCCTGATCCGAAGGCTTGCGCAACTGGGCGGCCTGGTCCAGAAGCTGTGCCTGGCTTTCGAGGCTGATTTG
The sequence above is drawn from the Desulfovibrio sp. Huiquan2017 genome and encodes:
- a CDS encoding methyl-accepting chemotaxis protein; protein product: MKIRAKFIFSIILPVVISVTVISVMVAMQIRGTVLESFKTSSRGQLLVIDGFVNQLLKSPADITRYVASMPAVKNGLGDWTRFFTLPEGKYFALRDNMGIMEREAFNAFDRLMRSHSEFAYVYAGLKDGGYAAAPNEEISSSYDPRKRPWYEQGVASKTDTTLLKAYITTLGVPNIGMVTKIKDDQGQLLGVAAVDISLGKLSEIAASIKIGKTGYIMIVQDDGTILADPRDKERVFKKMGELSEAYVKLNSTSELFVEGLDIDGVDMLGSVYVSPETGWKYIALIQNDEIVASSTAAIRNTVIIGVVIAILFGLVGWKLANSMAAPIVRCGDVTRMVAQGDLTNSIEAKGKDEVAQLGQDLQNMGTKLREIVGEVRQAVDSVATGASELSSTAESLAQGATEQASSVEEVASSMEEMLSNISQNAESTKETEQIALRSADDATSGGKSVAQTVKAMKEIADKISIVEEIARQTNLLALNAAIEAARAGEHGKGFAVVAAEVRKLAERSGMAAAEISELSISSLKVAEEAGSMLEKMVPDIKHTANLIQKITIANNEQQAGAEGINNAIHQLDQVTQQIAAASEEMSSTASELSGQANLLKGTVAFFKLGGAGQTEYARAALPASDSEPEDDAFDRY
- a CDS encoding efflux RND transporter periplasmic adaptor subunit gives rise to the protein MALYGIMNNMARFKPLSTLLLAGFLLFGCNGDANTTMPASTRRQVSTVTMHRQEVTLTMELSGRTTPFRIAEIRPRLSGLIQRRLFTEGSDVKEGEVLYLIDPAPFQAEYNNALAGLKQAQAQLQSVGSKAERYEKLLKAKTVSQQDYDDAASALNELNARIRSLQASLEIARINLGYTKITAPIPGRIGKSSVTDGAIVTAYQNTALTSIQQLDPIYVDVPQSTTELLRIRNNVGKGQLKSNSQQPPVQLILEDGTLYPHEGRLQFSDVTVDQTTGTVTLRAIFPNPDKTLLPGMFVKAVVQEGVEKQALLVPQQGVSRDHRGAPFAMIVDEGSKVQRRPLVLDRAIGDKWLVTSGLAPGDQVIVEGLQRLHPGMEVTASPFDSPKDPSADAQPRQQNPGE
- a CDS encoding efflux RND transporter permease subunit, whose translation is MMLSKFFLDRPVFAWVIAIIMMTLGALMIYLMPISQYPPIAPPSIAIEAFYTGASAETVENTVTQIIEQKMTGLDNMLYLTGTSSSSGQSRIELTFAPGTDPDLAWTKVQNKLQLATASLPDSVQRFGIKVSKSTRNYLIVVGLISEDGSMNSEDLRDYAQSNLEKVLARVPGVGEVESFGTQYAMRVWVNPDRLTNYSLTMEDVITALKTYNVEVSAGQLGGTPAEKGQRINAPIVVQHLLQTPEEFASIPIRTNQDGSIIRIRDVARTELGTERYDVSSNFNGAPSAGMAIRQAAGANALDTADAIKTKLAEMSRYFPPGMKVVYPYDTTPFTVVAINEVIKTLFEAVLLVFVIMYVFMGSIRATLIPTIAVPVVLLGTFAVLGIFGFSINMLTMFAMVLAIGLLVDDAIVVVENVERIMTEEGLSPREATAKSMDEITSALIGIGLVLSAVFGPMAFFQGSTGVLYRQFSVTIIASMLLSVLVALILTPVLCATFLKPVEKGHGPAVNAIFFMRPFFRWFERNFTRIRGLYIEIVHHSFSKKIRYLIFYGLLVLAVGFLFTHMSTSYIPDEDQGILLIQATLPSGSTLEQTEAVMNTVEKYFMEHEQDAVKSVMPVPGVSFGGQGQNMAFGFVKLKPWEERDNPSLSVPSLAGRAMRFFSQIKEASVYAFPPPPVVELGMASGFDFELLDMGGLGHQKLIAARNQLLGMAAQDPRLTRVRPNGIEDSPQYYVDVDWEKAGALGVPISSIHTTLSAAFGGFYVNDFVQAGRVKKVYTQADSPYRMLPTDLERLYIRNNKGKMVPFSSFAVGRWATGSPKLERYNAFPSINIWGEAAPGHSTGEAMQAMEEIVRKLPEGIGYDWTGLSYQERMATSQGPMLYAVSIFVIFLCVAALYESWTIPFVNLLMLPLGVLGAIVATSLRGLHNDVYFQIGFLTTLGLSTKNAILIIQFIKERMGHGEGLIEATLGAVKTRFRPVIMTSLAFFFGVLPLAINTGAGAGAMNAIGTAVCGGMISATFIDLIFIPMFFVMIYGMFKKKNPSG